Proteins co-encoded in one Rhodococcus sp. PAMC28707 genomic window:
- a CDS encoding ABC transporter permease encodes MSNISHPDLNDPEQVMPAMAQGAAVVVADPVVKDSAVTAAGEPGRRKLYVRGGILLAIGVIALGFALGAGPVVMAVRLVVGLIGLAGIYMGARRIGLARFGPDFDLTFVISCVWLALIIGVAIIAPLLPFAEYQDTSKTLGSKGYVPPDLFSSHPLGTNNFGLDLLARSVYGARSSLVVAVGAVLIGVIVGGAIGILAGYFGGKVDSIVGIFTNSLLAVPALILLIALASVLKPNLRNIAFALAVLAVPSMIRIARANTLTFAQREFVLAARAMGASRWRVMVRELAPNVALPLASLGMVMISVMIVAEASLSFLGLGIQPPIPTWGNMIAEGQGGVFEKHAFVVLVPGMFLFLTVFSFNIVGEKAQKVTGGSRRAKL; translated from the coding sequence ATGTCTAATATCTCCCACCCCGACCTCAACGACCCCGAACAGGTCATGCCTGCGATGGCGCAGGGCGCTGCGGTGGTCGTCGCCGATCCGGTCGTGAAGGACTCCGCAGTCACGGCTGCCGGCGAGCCCGGACGCCGAAAGCTGTACGTCCGTGGCGGCATTCTGCTGGCAATCGGCGTGATCGCGCTCGGCTTCGCGCTCGGCGCAGGCCCAGTCGTGATGGCCGTGCGTCTCGTCGTCGGTCTCATCGGGCTTGCCGGCATCTACATGGGCGCGCGACGGATCGGACTCGCCCGATTCGGCCCGGACTTCGATCTGACGTTCGTGATCTCGTGTGTGTGGCTAGCGTTGATCATCGGCGTAGCGATCATCGCGCCGCTGTTGCCGTTTGCTGAGTACCAGGACACCTCCAAGACTCTCGGATCAAAGGGCTACGTCCCGCCGGATCTATTCTCCAGCCACCCGCTGGGGACGAACAACTTCGGCCTGGACCTCCTTGCTAGGTCCGTCTACGGTGCACGGTCCTCCCTCGTCGTCGCGGTCGGCGCTGTGCTGATCGGCGTGATTGTCGGAGGCGCGATCGGCATCCTCGCCGGCTACTTCGGCGGGAAAGTCGACTCGATCGTCGGGATCTTCACGAACTCGCTGCTCGCAGTACCCGCGTTGATCCTGCTGATCGCGTTGGCGTCGGTGCTCAAGCCGAACCTGCGCAACATCGCGTTCGCACTGGCGGTGCTTGCGGTGCCGTCGATGATTCGAATAGCGCGGGCGAACACTTTGACATTCGCCCAACGTGAATTCGTCCTCGCAGCCCGCGCGATGGGCGCGAGCCGCTGGCGGGTGATGGTGCGCGAGCTGGCGCCGAACGTGGCGCTGCCGCTGGCCTCGCTCGGCATGGTGATGATCTCGGTGATGATTGTCGCCGAGGCATCGCTGAGCTTCTTGGGCCTCGGCATCCAGCCGCCGATCCCGACGTGGGGAAACATGATCGCCGAGGGCCAGGGCGGGGTGTTCGAGAAGCACGCGTTCGTCGTACTGGTCCCGGGCATGTTCCTGTTCTTGACAGTGTTCTCGTTCAACATTGTCGGCGAAAAGGCGCAGAAGGTCACCGGCGGCTCACGCCGGGCAAAGCTGTGA
- a CDS encoding HAD-IB family hydrolase, whose protein sequence is MTTSAGIDNAETHRPVGKIAAFFDLDKTIIAKSSTLAFSKPFFDQGLINRRAVLKSSYAQFLFLLSGADHDQMERMRAHIAAMSAGWDVEQIRSIVAETLHDIVDPLVFAEAADLIADHKLRGHDIVIVSASGEEIVGPIAEALGADISTATQMEVENGRYNGTVAFYCYGEGKVEAMNELAESRNYDLSRCFAYSDSITDLPMLHAVGNPTAVNPDRALRKEAASLGWPILTFSNPVSLRSRIQAPSGTTVAASAAVFFSALLAGTVTYGLLKRKR, encoded by the coding sequence GTGACCACCAGCGCCGGCATCGACAACGCCGAAACCCACCGCCCAGTTGGAAAAATCGCAGCATTCTTCGACCTGGACAAGACGATCATCGCCAAGTCGAGCACGCTCGCCTTCAGTAAACCGTTTTTCGATCAGGGACTGATAAACAGGCGAGCCGTACTCAAAAGCAGCTATGCGCAATTCTTGTTCCTGTTATCCGGTGCCGATCACGACCAAATGGAGCGAATGCGCGCCCATATCGCCGCAATGTCCGCCGGATGGGACGTCGAACAAATTCGGTCGATCGTTGCAGAAACATTGCACGACATAGTGGATCCGCTGGTATTCGCCGAAGCAGCGGACTTGATCGCAGACCACAAACTCCGCGGACACGACATCGTGATCGTCTCCGCATCCGGTGAAGAGATCGTCGGCCCAATCGCCGAAGCACTCGGTGCAGACATCAGTACCGCCACGCAGATGGAGGTCGAGAACGGCCGATACAACGGAACCGTCGCCTTCTACTGCTACGGTGAGGGCAAGGTCGAAGCGATGAACGAACTCGCCGAGTCCCGAAATTACGACCTGTCAAGGTGTTTCGCGTATTCGGACTCGATCACGGACCTTCCCATGCTTCATGCCGTCGGCAATCCGACTGCCGTCAATCCCGACCGGGCGCTCCGCAAGGAGGCCGCGTCGCTCGGCTGGCCGATTCTGACTTTTTCCAATCCGGTCTCACTTCGATCACGCATCCAAGCACCATCGGGCACAACCGTGGCAGCAAGTGCCGCAGTCTTTTTCAGTGCACTGCTGGCCGGGACGGTTACTTACGGATTGTTGAAAAGAAAACGGTGA
- a CDS encoding type II secretion system F family protein yields the protein MWVAAVCAAASLAVIPTTPSYVSRIASKEPLVEKGVDDTDSADPHSVATTFDLLAACLRGGLPVGIAAAAVSESTNEPFARALRTTADLLALGADPAAAWEPVAARPDIESLARMARRSARSGASLAQGISELAEAQRAQTEDSSAAAAERAGVLISGPLGLCFLPAFVCLGIVPVVIGLAGNVLGGGLL from the coding sequence ATGTGGGTGGCGGCGGTGTGCGCGGCGGCATCTCTCGCCGTGATCCCAACAACTCCCTCGTACGTCTCTCGTATCGCGTCCAAGGAACCACTCGTCGAGAAGGGCGTAGACGACACCGACAGCGCCGATCCGCATTCGGTTGCGACCACGTTCGATCTGTTGGCTGCATGTTTGCGCGGCGGGCTTCCAGTGGGCATCGCAGCCGCTGCGGTTTCCGAGTCGACGAACGAGCCCTTCGCCCGGGCATTGCGGACCACCGCAGACCTACTCGCGCTGGGCGCGGACCCCGCTGCCGCGTGGGAGCCAGTAGCCGCCAGGCCCGACATCGAGTCGCTCGCGCGAATGGCGCGGCGATCGGCGAGATCGGGAGCGTCGTTGGCGCAGGGGATTTCCGAGCTTGCCGAGGCACAGCGTGCACAGACCGAGGACTCGTCGGCAGCCGCGGCCGAACGTGCAGGGGTATTGATCAGTGGGCCGCTCGGCCTGTGCTTTCTACCGGCGTTCGTGTGCCTCGGGATCGTTCCCGTCGTCATCGGACTCGCCGGGAACGTACTGGGTGGGGGACTGCTGTGA
- a CDS encoding Rv3654c family TadE-like protein — MTVSSEEGGVTVLAAAALAALLVLVVAIVHVGSAVGARHQAQSAADLSALAAAGELSRGIGDACAAAQEIVGRSKGEMTDCAVDGWDVVVTVTITLPLGRFGIADAVASARAGPA, encoded by the coding sequence ATGACGGTGTCCAGCGAGGAAGGCGGGGTGACGGTTCTTGCTGCAGCTGCACTGGCCGCATTGCTGGTGCTCGTGGTGGCGATCGTTCACGTCGGTTCGGCGGTCGGTGCCCGGCATCAGGCACAGTCGGCTGCGGACCTGTCTGCTCTCGCGGCAGCAGGGGAGTTGAGCCGAGGCATCGGGGATGCGTGTGCGGCGGCGCAGGAGATCGTAGGGCGCTCGAAGGGCGAGATGACGGACTGCGCCGTGGACGGCTGGGACGTCGTGGTCACCGTGACGATCACCCTCCCGCTCGGGCGATTCGGGATCGCCGACGCGGTCGCGTCGGCACGGGCAGGGCCGGCGTGA
- a CDS encoding type ii secretion system integral membrane subunit — translation MTALGVLSCAAALLVLPRPRVRVPSLLMGKAAGVDRTRSRAVGLASTLAMGLVLAVVAGGLHALCAAIVVGATVARRRKKAQRRRAHRRELDSLIAGLDVVIGELRVGSHPALACASAAADCSGSVALAFETAAGRARLGGDASAGLFVQDSPVRVELSRLSAAWSIADTRGLGLADLLGAARQDLLGRSRFRDRTEASLAGARATGTVLSGLPVLGVILGQFMGASPIGVLFGGGLGGVLLVLGSMLACAGLMWTDAITEKVCR, via the coding sequence ATGACTGCATTGGGTGTTCTCTCCTGTGCGGCAGCACTTCTGGTGCTACCGCGCCCACGAGTGCGAGTGCCTTCGTTGCTGATGGGCAAAGCCGCCGGTGTAGATCGAACACGCTCTCGGGCAGTGGGTCTCGCGTCGACGCTGGCGATGGGGCTCGTCCTCGCCGTGGTGGCGGGTGGCCTGCATGCGCTCTGCGCAGCCATTGTCGTCGGCGCAACGGTGGCCCGCCGGAGGAAGAAGGCTCAGCGGCGCAGGGCGCATCGCAGAGAGCTCGACTCGCTCATTGCTGGACTCGACGTCGTCATCGGTGAGCTTCGAGTCGGCTCACATCCGGCGCTGGCCTGTGCGAGTGCTGCTGCCGATTGCAGTGGAAGCGTGGCTCTCGCGTTCGAAACCGCAGCTGGGCGTGCGCGTCTGGGTGGTGATGCGAGTGCGGGCTTGTTCGTCCAGGATTCGCCGGTCCGAGTGGAACTTTCACGATTGTCCGCAGCCTGGAGCATCGCGGACACCCGCGGATTGGGACTTGCCGATCTGCTCGGCGCAGCGCGGCAGGACCTGTTGGGTAGGAGTCGATTTCGCGATCGAACCGAGGCGAGCCTGGCGGGTGCCCGTGCGACGGGAACGGTGTTGTCGGGTCTGCCGGTCCTCGGGGTCATCCTTGGTCAATTCATGGGGGCATCCCCGATCGGTGTGTTGTTCGGCGGCGGCCTGGGTGGAGTCCTTCTGGTGCTCGGCTCGATGTTGGCGTGCGCCGGGCTGATGTGGACCGATGCGATCACCGAAAAGGTGTGTCGGTGA
- a CDS encoding ABC transporter permease encodes MTKVVFKKIGELIVVLFVVSLGTFGLVSLIPGDPSVAALGEGRTPEEYAQARFEMGLDNSFLSRYWDWLSSALQGDLGRSLVPPQSDVTERIVAALPVSVQLAAMGLFIALAVSIPLAMWSARHSGGLIDRVISATTFGVLSIPTFLSGLLLIMLFVNNLGWFPRSQWVRVSEGGLADNLYHAILPAVTISLLEMAMFLRILRSDLITTLQENFILVSKAKGTSNLRLLISDAFRPSSFSLITMLGLVLGSMIGSTVIIETLFSLPGMGSLIVRAAQQGDMPMVQGAVLVIALIYVVANGIIDISYGYLDPRSRRAHV; translated from the coding sequence ATGACCAAGGTTGTGTTCAAAAAAATTGGCGAGCTGATTGTTGTGCTGTTCGTCGTCAGTCTCGGCACGTTCGGACTTGTGTCGCTGATTCCCGGTGACCCCTCGGTGGCGGCACTGGGCGAGGGGCGTACCCCTGAGGAGTACGCCCAGGCACGCTTCGAAATGGGCTTGGACAATTCGTTCCTCAGCCGCTACTGGGATTGGCTCTCGTCCGCTTTGCAGGGCGATCTGGGCCGTTCTCTGGTGCCGCCGCAGTCGGACGTGACGGAGCGCATCGTCGCAGCGCTGCCGGTAAGTGTGCAGTTGGCGGCCATGGGGCTGTTCATTGCACTGGCAGTGTCTATCCCGTTGGCGATGTGGTCCGCGCGTCATAGCGGTGGTCTGATCGACCGCGTCATCAGTGCCACTACGTTCGGCGTCCTGTCGATCCCGACCTTCCTGTCCGGCTTGCTGCTGATCATGTTGTTCGTCAACAACCTCGGCTGGTTTCCGCGCTCGCAGTGGGTTCGTGTGTCCGAGGGGGGACTTGCCGACAACCTGTACCACGCGATCCTGCCGGCCGTTACGATCAGCCTGCTGGAGATGGCGATGTTCCTGCGCATCTTGCGCAGTGACCTGATCACGACCCTGCAGGAGAACTTCATCCTGGTATCGAAGGCGAAGGGCACCTCGAACCTGAGGCTGCTGATCTCCGATGCGTTCCGTCCATCCTCGTTTTCCCTGATCACGATGCTCGGTCTGGTGCTGGGTTCCATGATCGGCTCCACCGTCATCATCGAGACGTTGTTCTCGCTGCCGGGAATGGGTTCGCTGATCGTGCGGGCCGCGCAGCAGGGCGATATGCCGATGGTGCAGGGAGCTGTACTGGTGATCGCGCTCATCTACGTGGTGGCTAACGGCATCATCGATATCTCCTATGGATATCTCGACCCGAGGAGCCGACGAGCCCATGTCTAA
- a CDS encoding DUF4244 domain-containing protein, with product MIREFQTRLILAAAEDDGMSTAEYAIGTIAAAAFGAILYTVVTGDSIVSSLTGIIDRALKTAV from the coding sequence ATGATTCGAGAGTTTCAGACGAGATTGATCTTGGCCGCGGCAGAGGACGATGGAATGTCGACGGCAGAGTACGCAATCGGCACGATCGCCGCTGCGGCGTTCGGAGCGATTCTCTACACAGTGGTGACGGGCGATTCGATCGTGAGTTCGTTGACCGGAATCATCGACCGAGCACTCAAGACAGCTGTCTAG
- a CDS encoding ABC transporter ATP-binding protein: protein MGATTAGAGTPDHAAAGPLLTVENVSTHFRTKRGQLRAVDRVSLTLAAGETLGLVGESGSGKSVLGQTIMGLVSNGGATTVAGEIRFQGRDMQALTRKEQQGLWGKDIAMVFQDPMTALNPFKHIGTHLTESIRAHLGLDKKQARERAIELLRKVRIPEPTRRVDQYPHELSGGMRQRVVIAMALACDPILTIADEPTTALDVTVQKQILALLDSLRKETGMAGILISHDLGVVAGQTDRVAVMYAGRIVETAPTQQLFAQPRHPYTEALLSAIPRIEDAPHTVLEAIEGGLPDMTKPAEGCSFATRCRYAQEKCLTVPPELVATADSAAAVHPHEAACHFPVGTAEGAAALAANEKAGRTAAGRKLDLETV, encoded by the coding sequence ATGGGCGCTACGACGGCAGGCGCCGGAACGCCAGACCATGCGGCGGCGGGACCGCTGCTGACAGTGGAGAATGTGTCCACGCACTTTCGCACCAAGCGGGGCCAGTTGCGCGCCGTCGACCGTGTGAGCTTGACCCTCGCCGCGGGCGAGACCCTGGGCCTGGTCGGCGAGTCCGGGTCCGGTAAATCGGTGCTCGGGCAGACCATCATGGGCCTGGTCTCCAACGGTGGCGCGACCACTGTCGCCGGCGAGATTCGGTTCCAGGGCCGCGATATGCAGGCGCTTACCCGCAAGGAACAGCAGGGTCTGTGGGGCAAGGACATCGCGATGGTGTTCCAGGACCCGATGACGGCGCTCAACCCGTTCAAGCACATCGGCACGCACCTTACCGAGTCGATCCGAGCCCATCTGGGCCTGGACAAGAAGCAGGCCCGAGAGCGGGCGATCGAGTTGCTGCGTAAGGTGCGGATTCCTGAGCCGACCCGACGGGTGGACCAATACCCACATGAGCTCTCGGGAGGTATGCGCCAGCGTGTAGTTATTGCGATGGCGTTGGCATGCGACCCCATCCTGACCATCGCAGACGAGCCGACGACGGCGCTCGATGTGACGGTGCAAAAGCAAATTCTCGCGTTGCTCGACTCGCTCCGTAAGGAGACGGGGATGGCGGGGATCTTGATCAGCCACGACCTGGGCGTCGTCGCCGGCCAGACGGACCGCGTCGCCGTGATGTATGCGGGCCGAATTGTGGAGACCGCGCCAACACAGCAGTTGTTCGCGCAGCCGCGTCATCCGTACACCGAGGCGCTGTTGTCGGCGATCCCGCGAATCGAGGATGCGCCGCACACGGTCCTCGAGGCCATCGAAGGTGGGTTGCCGGATATGACGAAGCCAGCTGAGGGTTGTTCATTCGCGACTCGGTGCCGGTACGCACAGGAGAAGTGTCTTACGGTGCCGCCGGAACTGGTCGCCACTGCAGACTCTGCCGCGGCGGTGCATCCACACGAGGCCGCATGTCACTTCCCCGTCGGCACAGCCGAGGGTGCAGCGGCGTTGGCCGCCAACGAGAAGGCCGGGCGCACCGCGGCCGGACGCAAGCTGGACTTGGAGACTGTGTAA
- the ssd gene encoding septum site-determining protein Ssd has protein sequence MEFQDKSPARRPIVLSTGDPVLRDEVLRIAAAAECAVLERNLPVGNAGLGTPPSRIEWDEADAILLDVDHAREASSRRLPRRDAIFVLGRREPGVEQWRAATAVGASHVLGLPQDEATLIGLLGREHDRTEGDGGVITVVGGRGGAGTSTLAVALALSASASGSRTLLVDGDSYGPGLDLLLGWEDRPGLRWSGLVVEAGRISGDALHGALPSSASLAVLSAGRADSGSSGLDATACAAVVDAGRRSGDLVVCDVPRHPGPHTDVFHDAADLVVLVVPAEIAAVAGAENLLGYLRGRNSNVGLVVRGPAPGGLRGADIADALRLPLLATMRPEPGLAQRIERGGLGLGRRSPLTDATESILATFARKPAPRRWAA, from the coding sequence ATGGAATTCCAGGACAAGTCGCCGGCTCGGCGCCCGATTGTGTTGTCCACCGGCGACCCCGTGCTGCGCGACGAAGTACTCAGGATCGCTGCGGCAGCCGAATGCGCTGTGCTGGAAAGGAACTTACCAGTCGGTAACGCCGGGTTAGGGACTCCGCCGAGCAGGATCGAGTGGGATGAAGCCGACGCGATACTCCTCGATGTCGACCACGCACGCGAGGCATCGTCCCGAAGACTGCCCCGCCGCGACGCGATTTTCGTGTTGGGCCGAAGAGAACCGGGCGTCGAGCAATGGCGTGCTGCCACTGCCGTCGGAGCATCACACGTCCTGGGACTTCCGCAAGACGAAGCAACGTTGATCGGGCTCCTCGGACGAGAACACGATCGGACCGAGGGCGACGGCGGAGTTATCACTGTCGTCGGTGGCAGAGGTGGTGCTGGAACGTCGACGCTCGCCGTGGCGTTGGCACTGTCGGCGTCCGCGTCAGGATCTCGAACGCTGTTGGTCGACGGTGACAGCTACGGCCCAGGACTCGACCTCCTGCTCGGCTGGGAAGATCGGCCGGGCCTGCGATGGTCCGGGCTCGTCGTCGAGGCAGGCCGGATCTCCGGTGACGCCCTACATGGTGCGTTGCCGTCGAGCGCCTCGTTGGCGGTCCTGTCGGCCGGCCGAGCAGACTCGGGATCTTCGGGCCTGGACGCAACGGCATGTGCCGCGGTGGTCGATGCCGGACGCCGATCCGGAGATCTGGTCGTGTGCGACGTTCCACGGCACCCCGGTCCGCACACGGACGTCTTCCACGACGCCGCGGACCTGGTGGTATTGGTCGTCCCCGCCGAGATCGCAGCCGTCGCGGGCGCAGAGAACCTTCTCGGTTACCTCCGTGGCCGTAATTCGAACGTTGGACTGGTCGTGCGAGGGCCCGCGCCCGGGGGATTGCGCGGCGCCGACATCGCCGACGCCCTCCGGTTGCCCCTGCTGGCCACGATGCGACCCGAGCCAGGCTTGGCGCAGCGCATCGAACGTGGAGGCCTCGGGCTCGGACGTCGATCGCCTCTCACCGATGCCACCGAGTCGATTCTCGCGACTTTCGCGCGCAAGCCGGCACCGAGGCGGTGGGCGGCATGA
- a CDS encoding TadE family type IV pilus minor pilin codes for MEAAIAIASIVTVVVTCIGAILAVSMHIRCVDAAREAARLAARGDAVSVAQSVAPSGARITVTEHDGFVTARVQSDTPLPGLTVGAEAVAAIEPDAVE; via the coding sequence GTGGAGGCGGCTATCGCCATCGCGTCCATCGTCACGGTCGTCGTGACCTGTATCGGAGCGATACTTGCTGTGTCGATGCATATCCGCTGTGTGGACGCGGCGCGGGAGGCGGCGCGATTGGCGGCCAGGGGTGATGCGGTATCGGTTGCCCAGTCGGTGGCGCCGAGCGGGGCGCGGATCACCGTCACCGAACACGACGGGTTCGTGACAGCCCGCGTGCAGTCCGATACTCCGCTGCCGGGTCTGACGGTCGGTGCCGAAGCGGTCGCCGCGATCGAACCGGACGCTGTGGAATGA
- a CDS encoding TadA family conjugal transfer-associated ATPase, with product MSAVVTPELLDRVRDRLVHTTGEPTPALVAAAIRIEAGGVLSDTDLLAALRVLQTELTGAGPLETLLLDASVADVLVTAPDEVWVDRGAGLERADIRFADEAAVRRLAQRLALSAGRRLDDAQPWVDGQLPGVGDGTFGVRLHAVLSPVARGGTCLSLRVLRPTTQGLAALADRGALEPSALALVKRIIEARLAFLVIGGTGAGKTTLLAAMLGEVARSERIVCVEDAAELAPSHPHVVRMVARAPNVEGVGEVTVRQLVRQALRMRPDRLVVGEVRGAEVVDLLTALNTGHDGGAGTIHANSPAEVPARLEALAALGGLDRAALHSQLAAAVQVVLHVHRSFDGRRRLREIAVVVPDDSGRVQMVSAWSVDGGVHRGRERLDALLEQRLTRL from the coding sequence ATGAGCGCTGTCGTCACGCCGGAGTTGTTGGACCGCGTTCGCGACAGGCTCGTCCACACGACGGGTGAACCGACGCCCGCGTTGGTCGCTGCAGCCATCAGAATCGAAGCGGGCGGGGTACTGAGCGATACCGATCTCTTGGCGGCGCTCCGTGTCCTGCAGACCGAGTTGACCGGTGCCGGGCCGCTGGAGACTCTGCTACTCGATGCCAGTGTCGCCGACGTTCTGGTCACGGCACCGGACGAAGTATGGGTCGACCGCGGCGCGGGACTCGAGCGCGCCGACATACGTTTCGCCGACGAGGCTGCGGTACGACGCCTCGCGCAGCGACTGGCACTGTCCGCGGGCCGACGGCTCGACGACGCTCAACCGTGGGTCGACGGGCAGCTACCCGGAGTGGGCGACGGCACTTTCGGTGTCCGACTGCATGCGGTGCTGTCGCCCGTCGCGCGAGGCGGTACCTGTCTGTCGCTGCGCGTGTTGCGCCCGACCACCCAGGGGCTCGCAGCCTTGGCCGACCGTGGAGCACTCGAGCCGAGTGCTCTCGCTCTGGTGAAGCGGATCATCGAGGCGCGCTTGGCATTTCTGGTCATCGGCGGCACCGGCGCCGGAAAGACCACGTTGCTGGCTGCCATGTTGGGCGAGGTCGCGCGCAGCGAGCGCATCGTGTGCGTCGAGGATGCTGCCGAGTTGGCGCCGTCGCATCCGCACGTCGTTCGAATGGTTGCTCGGGCGCCCAACGTCGAGGGCGTCGGCGAGGTCACCGTTCGGCAGCTTGTTCGTCAAGCGCTGCGGATGCGGCCGGACCGGCTCGTTGTCGGAGAGGTTCGCGGTGCAGAGGTCGTCGACCTGCTCACCGCGCTGAACACCGGTCATGACGGCGGAGCGGGCACGATTCACGCCAACTCTCCCGCCGAGGTGCCCGCACGCCTGGAAGCTCTTGCCGCACTGGGTGGGTTGGATCGTGCGGCTCTGCACAGTCAACTCGCGGCCGCGGTACAGGTGGTCCTGCATGTGCATCGCTCATTCGATGGTCGGCGTCGGTTGCGGGAAATTGCCGTGGTCGTTCCCGATGATTCCGGTCGTGTGCAGATGGTGTCCGCGTGGAGTGTGGACGGCGGTGTGCACCGCGGCCGAGAAAGGCTGGACGCACTCCTCGAACAACGGTTGACACGGTTATGA
- a CDS encoding oligopeptide/dipeptide ABC transporter ATP-binding protein codes for MAGSGTAHMRENEKRVLTVENLMVEFPAGKQTVHAVSGISFDLVPGETLGIVGESGCGKSTAGRAVLQLPKPTSGKVTLDDMILGDMSASSLRITRNQMQMIMQDPISSLNPRRKVKHLVTEGPRIWGTKNKAKLEAMTRDLLTAVGLDPDAVMEKTAGELSGGQCQRVCIARALMLRPKLLICDEPVSSLDVSVQAQILNLLEKTKKEFEFSMIFIAHNMAVVKNISDRIMVMYLGKVCEVAPTGNVQDTAKHPYTRLLLDSIPDPNRSRDGEDEIEIIEGDLPSPLNPPSGCRFRTRCPLATEQCAAEEPLLREIGKDHFVACHNV; via the coding sequence ATGGCTGGCAGCGGTACCGCACACATGCGCGAAAACGAGAAGCGGGTCTTGACCGTCGAGAACCTGATGGTGGAATTCCCCGCAGGCAAACAGACCGTGCACGCGGTCTCCGGCATCAGCTTCGACCTCGTCCCAGGGGAGACACTGGGCATAGTCGGGGAGTCGGGCTGTGGGAAGTCCACCGCCGGGCGCGCGGTCCTGCAGTTGCCCAAGCCCACGTCCGGCAAGGTGACGCTCGATGACATGATCCTCGGAGACATGTCCGCGTCGAGTCTGCGGATCACCCGCAACCAGATGCAGATGATCATGCAGGACCCGATTTCATCGCTGAACCCGCGGCGCAAGGTCAAACATCTTGTCACCGAGGGACCTCGCATCTGGGGGACGAAGAACAAGGCCAAGCTCGAGGCCATGACCCGTGATTTGTTGACCGCAGTGGGCTTGGATCCAGATGCGGTGATGGAGAAGACGGCGGGCGAACTGTCGGGCGGCCAATGCCAGCGTGTGTGCATCGCACGCGCATTGATGCTCCGGCCGAAGCTGCTGATCTGTGACGAGCCGGTTTCGAGCCTCGATGTGTCTGTGCAGGCACAGATCTTGAACCTTCTGGAGAAAACCAAGAAGGAATTCGAGTTCTCGATGATCTTCATCGCCCACAACATGGCCGTGGTGAAGAACATCAGCGACCGGATAATGGTGATGTACCTGGGCAAGGTGTGTGAGGTCGCGCCCACCGGAAATGTCCAAGACACCGCCAAACATCCGTACACCCGCTTGCTGCTCGACTCGATTCCGGATCCGAACCGATCGCGGGATGGGGAGGACGAGATCGAGATCATCGAGGGCGACCTGCCCTCTCCCCTGAACCCACCGTCGGGTTGCCGTTTTCGGACCCGCTGTCCACTCGCGACTGAGCAGTGCGCAGCCGAAGAGCCACTGTTGCGGGAGATTGGCAAAGATCACTTCGTGGCCTGCCACAACGTGTAA